One window of the Populus nigra chromosome 4, ddPopNigr1.1, whole genome shotgun sequence genome contains the following:
- the LOC133692859 gene encoding protein CutA, chloroplastic isoform X2, with protein sequence MASSVFSRAASILPSTTIRRRLPLVGAFCMISLGLSNLCPTTLSSSSLKTGSAQSLPFIPLLRSKFGSSQAAATQATNIRMEENSDTVPSIVVYVTVPNREAGKKLANSIVKEKLAACVNIVPGIESVYQWQGEIQSDAEELLIIKTRQSLLEALTEHVKANHEYELKMLRNTCSFMGAQED encoded by the exons ATGGCTTCCTCTGTCTTTTCAAGAGCTGCATCAATCCTCCCTTCAACAACAATACGACGGCGTTTGCCTCTAGTCGGGGCGTTTTGCATGATAAGCTTAGGCCTCTCTAATCTATGCCCAAcaactctctcttcttcttctctcaaaACGGGTAGCGCTCAATCTCTCCCCTTTATTCCTCTCTTAAG ATCAAAGTTTGGCAGCAGCCAAGCAGCAGCAACACAAGCTACGAACATCAGAATGGAAGAGAATTCCGACACCGTACCAAGTATTGTTGTTTATGTTACTGTCCCTAATAGAGAAGCAG GAAAGAAATTGGCTAACAGCATAGTCAAAGAGAAGCTGGCAGCGTGTGTAAACATAGTACCAG GTATTGAATCGGTGTATCAATGGCAGGGAGAG ATTCAGTCAGATGCTGAGGAACTGTTGATTATCAAGACCAGGCAATCCTTGCTGGAAGCACTAACAGAGCATGTCAAAGCAAACCATGAATATGA GCTAAAGATGTTAAGAAACACATGCAGTTTTATGGGTGCGCAAGAAGATTAA
- the LOC133692859 gene encoding protein CutA, chloroplastic isoform X1, with translation MASSVFSRAASILPSTTIRRRLPLVGAFCMISLGLSNLCPTTLSSSSLKTGSAQSLPFIPLLRSKFGSSQAAATQATNIRMEENSDTVPSIVVYVTVPNREAGKKLANSIVKEKLAACVNIVPGIESVYQWQGEIQSDAEELLIIKTRQSLLEALTEHVKANHEYEVPEVISLPITGGSIPYLKWLKDSTRD, from the exons ATGGCTTCCTCTGTCTTTTCAAGAGCTGCATCAATCCTCCCTTCAACAACAATACGACGGCGTTTGCCTCTAGTCGGGGCGTTTTGCATGATAAGCTTAGGCCTCTCTAATCTATGCCCAAcaactctctcttcttcttctctcaaaACGGGTAGCGCTCAATCTCTCCCCTTTATTCCTCTCTTAAG ATCAAAGTTTGGCAGCAGCCAAGCAGCAGCAACACAAGCTACGAACATCAGAATGGAAGAGAATTCCGACACCGTACCAAGTATTGTTGTTTATGTTACTGTCCCTAATAGAGAAGCAG GAAAGAAATTGGCTAACAGCATAGTCAAAGAGAAGCTGGCAGCGTGTGTAAACATAGTACCAG GTATTGAATCGGTGTATCAATGGCAGGGAGAG ATTCAGTCAGATGCTGAGGAACTGTTGATTATCAAGACCAGGCAATCCTTGCTGGAAGCACTAACAGAGCATGTCAAAGCAAACCATGAATATGA GGTACCAGAAGTAATCTCCTTGCCCATCACTGGTGGAAGCATTCCATACCTAAAATGGCTCAAAGACAGCACAAGGGACTGA
- the LOC133691261 gene encoding uncharacterized protein LOC133691261, with product MMMWDEWDDSQTQPQPQQQQQQQQPDQDSCFNFDLLSLLSRPKDYYKILEVDYDATDDAIRSNYIRLALKWHPDKQKDEDSATSRFQEINEAYQVLSDPVRRREYDKKGMMHIYDYNISEYLNRYKGLILTCNGLGIRHSIL from the exons ATGATGATGTGGGACGAGTGGGACGATTCTCAAAcccaaccacaaccacaacagcaacagcaacagcaacagccaGACCAGGATTCTTGCTTTAATTTCGATCTCCTTTCCCTTCTCTCTAGACCCAAG GATTATTATAAAATACTGGAAGTTGATTATGATGCTACGGATGATGCTATTCGGTCGAACTATATACGCCTAGCACTG AAATGGCATCCCGATAAGCAAAAGGACGAGGATAGTGCCACTTCGAGATTTCAAGAGATAAACGAGGCTTACCAGG TTTTAAGTGATCCTGTCAGAAGGAGAGAATATGACAAGAAGGGGATGATGCACATCTATGATTACAACATAAGC GAGTACCTCAACCGGTACAAGGGCCTTATATTAACATGTAATGGTCTTGGGATCAGGCATTCAATTTTATAA
- the LOC133692858 gene encoding 14-3-3-like protein G-BOX factor 14 kappa, whose amino-acid sequence MATTTTVPDNLTRDQYVYLAKLAEQAERYEEMVQFMQKLVLGNTPVGELNVEERNLLSVAYKNVIGSLRAAWRIVSSIEQKEEGRKNEEHVVLVKEYRSKVESELSDICASILRLLDSNLIPSATASESKVFYLKMKGDYHRYLAEFKAGDERNAAAGDTMLSYKAAQDAASADLAPTHPIRLGLALNFSVFYYEILNQSDKACSMAKQAFEEAIAELDTLGEESYKDSTLIMQLLRDNLTLWTSDVQDQLDEP is encoded by the exons atggCAACCACCACCACTGTCCCAGACAACCTCACCAGAGACCAATACGTGTACCTTGCCAAGCTCGCCGAGCAAGCCGAACGCTACGAGGAGATGGTCCAGTTCATGCAAAAGCTGGTCCTCGGCAACACACCTGTCGGTGAACTCAACGTTGAGGAACGCAACCTCCTCTCTGTCGCTTACAAAAACGTGATCGGCTCACTTCGTGCTGCCTGGAGGATTGTGTCTTCAATTGAGCAGAAAGAGGAAGGGAGAAAGAACGAGGAACATGTTGTGCTTGTTAAGGAATATAGATCTAAAGTCGAGAGTGAGTTATCTGATATTTGTGCTAGTATTCTGAGGCTGTTGGACTCGAATCTGATACCGTCCGCTACTGCGAGTGAATCcaaggttttttatttgaagatgaaAGGGGATTATCATAGGTATCTGGCTGAGTTCAAGGCTGGTGATGAGAGAAACGCTGCTGCTGGAGATACTATGCTGTCTTATAAGGCCGCTCAG GATGCTGCGTCTGCGGATCTTGCACCAACACATCCAATAAGGCTGGGTTTGGCACTGAATTTCTCTGTGTTCTACTATGAGATTCTCAATCAGTCTGACAAAGCCTGCAGCATGGCAAAACAG GCGTTTGAGGAAGCTATTGCCGAGCTAGACACTTTGGGAGAAGAATCGTACAAGGATAGCACTCTGATCATGCAACTCCTAAGGGATAACCTCACTCTTTGGACTTCGGATGTCCAG GACCAGTTAGATGAGCCATAG
- the LOC133691888 gene encoding glucose-6-phosphate isomerase 1, chloroplastic codes for MASLSGLCSSSPSLKPKQSLWKTTLNPPLLKTSLTYRTRTLLAPTRSIASDIPADLSKTNDKLPNKPKQLGLDKDPNSLWRRYVDWLYQHKELGLYLDVSRIGFTDEFVSEMEPRFHKAFKDMEELEKGAIANPDEGRMVGHYWLRNSTLAPNSFLKTQIDKALDAVCDFADQVVSGKIKTPDGGRFTQILSVGIGGSALGPQFVAEALAPDNPPLKIRFIDNTDPAGIDHQIAQLGPELASTLVIVISKSGGTPETRNGLLEVQQAFREAGLDFAKQGVAITQENSLLDNTARIEGWLARFPMFDWVGGRTSEMSAVGLLPAALQGIDIREMLAGAALMDEANRTTVLRNNPAALLALCWYWASEGVGSKDMVVLPYKDSLLLFSRYLQQLVMESLGKEFDLDGNRVNQGLTVYGNKGSTDQHAYIQQLREGVHNFFVTFIEVLRDRPPGHDWELEPGVTCGDYLFGMLQGTRSALYAKDRESITVTVQEVTPRSVGALIGLYERAVGIYASLVNINAYHQPGVEAGKKAAGEVLALQKRVLAVLNEASCKQPVEPLTIEEVADRCHATEDIEMIYKIIAHMAANDRALIAEGSCGSPRSLKVFLGECNVDELFA; via the exons atgGCCTCTCTCTCTGGCCTCTGCTCCTCTTCTCCCTCTCTCAAACCCAAGCAGTCCCTTTGGAAAACCACCCTTAATCCTCCCCTACTCAAAACCTCGCTCACATATCGAACTCGGACTCTACTCGCTCCTACTCGCTCAATCGCTAGCGATATCCCCGCCgatttatcaaaaacaaacgACAAACTTCCGAACAAGCCTAAACAACTCGGACTAGATAAAGATCCTAATTCTCTATGGAGGAGATACGTTGACTGGCTCTACCAGCACAAGGAATTAGGGTTGTATTTGGATGTGAGTCGGATCGGTTTCACGGACGAGTTTGTTTCGGAAATGGAGCCCCGATTCCATAAGGCGTTTAAGGACATGGAGGAATTAGAGAAGGGCGCGATTGCCAATCCTGATGAAGGGAGAATGGTTGGGCATTATTGGTTGAGGAATTCAACCTTAGCGCCTAATTCGTTTTTGAAAACTCAGATTGATAAGGCTCTTGATGCTGTTTGTGATTTTGCTGATCAAGTCGTCAGTGGTAAG ATTAAGACTCCGGACGGGGGGCGTTTTACTCAAATACTTTCTGTTGGGATTGGTGGTTCAGCTCTCGGTCCGCAGTTTGTTGCGGAGGCATTGGCGCCCGATAATCCTCCTCTCAAG ATAAGGTTCATTGATAATACAGACCCTGCTGGAATTGATCATCAGATTGCTCAGCTTGGACCCGAGCTGGCTTCTACTCTTGTCATTGTGATTTCAAAG AGTGGAGGAACCCCTGAAACTAGAAATGGTTTGTTGGAAGTACAGCAGGCCTTTCGTGAAGCTGGACTGGATTTTGCAAAACAG GGTGTCGCTATAACACAAGAAAATTCATTACTAGACAACACTGCAAGAATTGAGGGCTGGTTGGCTAGATTCCCTATGTTTGATTGGGTGGGTGGTAGGACATCTGAAATGTCTGCAGTTGGCCTTCTTCCAGCAGCGCTTCAG GGGATTGACATCAGAGAAATGCTAGCTGGTGCGGCATTGATGGATGAGGCAAATAGGACCACAGTG CTTAGGAATAACCCTGCAGCTTTGCTAGCTTTATGTTGGTATTGGGCTTCTGAGGGGGTGGGATCTAAG GACATGGTTGTGCTTCCATACAAGGACAGCCTATTGCTATTCAGTAGGTATTTGCAACAGCTGGTCATGGAATCACTTGGAAAGGAATTTGATCTTGATGGTAATCGG GTAAATCAAGGACTTACCGTCTATGGAAATAAAGGGAGCACGGATCAGCATGC ttacatTCAACAACTGAGAGAAGGAGTGCACAATTTCTTTGTAACGTTCATTGAAGTGCTACGAGATAGACCCCCTGGCCATGATTGGGAGCTTGAACCAGGTGTCACATGTGGTGACTACCTATTTGGAATGTTACAG GGAACTAGGTCAGCTCTGTATGCCAAGGACAGGGAATCTATAACAGTCACAGTGCAAGAAGTGACCCCCAGATCTGTTGGGGCTCTTATTGGGCTTTATGAACGGGCAGTTGGGATATATGCCTCACTTGTCAACATCAATGCTTATCATCAACCTG GTGTGGAAGCAGGGAAGAAAGCAGCAGGAGAAGTTTTAGCTCTTCAGAAGCGGGTTTTGGCAGTGCTCAATGAGGCAAG CTGCAAACAGCCTGTGGAACCATTGACAATCGAGGAAGTAGCCGATCGTTGCCATGCTACCGAAGAT ATTGAAATGATATACAAGATAATTGCACATATGGCTGCTAATGACAGAGCACTTATAGCTGAAGGCAGCTGTGGTTCACCGCGCAGTCTCAAAGTTTTCCTTGGAGAGTGTAATGTGGATGAGCTATTTGCCTAA
- the LOC133692857 gene encoding pentatricopeptide repeat-containing protein At5g18475: protein MNSVKVVICHKHRSFSSLPWISPLHFLTPKLDPPPKTLLEPRRKPKFISHETAINLIKHERDPQHALEIFNLVVEQKGFNHNHATYSTIIDKLARAKKFQAVDALLRQMMYETCKFHESLFLNLMKYFAKSSEFERVVEMFNKIQPIVREKPSLKAISTCLNLLVESKQVNLLRGFLLDLKKDHMLKPNTCIFNIFIKYHCKSGDLESAFAVVKEMKKSSISYPNLITYSTLMDGLCESGRLKEAIELFEEMVSKDQILPDALTYNVLINGFSCWGKVDRAKKIMEFMKSNGCSPNVFNYSALMSGFCKEGRLEEAMDAFEEMKSFGLKQDTVGYTTLINFFCRFGRIDEAMALLEEMKETKCKADIVTVNVLLRGFCGEGRTEEALGMLNRLSSEGIYLNKASYRIVLNSLCQKGDLDKALELLGLTLSRGFVPHHATSNELLVGLCKAGMADDAVVALYGLAEMGFKPEQDSWALLVEFVCRERKLLLAFELLDELTANECEDFVPL, encoded by the coding sequence ATGAATTCTGTGAAAGTTGTTATTTGCCACAAGCATCGCTCTTTCTCCTCGCTTCCATGGATCTCTCCTCTTCATTTTTTAACACCTAAATTGGACCCCCCACCCAAAACCCTTCTGGAACCACGAAGGAAACCCAAATTTATTTCTCACGAGACTGCCATAAACTTGATCAAACATGAGCGGGATCCTCAACATGCCTTGGAAATATTTAACTTGGTAGTGGAGCAGAAGGGTTTTAATCATAATCATGCTACCTATTCAACTATAATTGATAAGCTTGCTCGAGCTAAGAAGTTTCAGGCTGTTGATGCTCTTCTTCGGCAAATGATGTATGAAACTTGCAAGTTTCATGAGAGTTTATTCCTTAATCTGATGAAGTATTTTGCCAAGTCATCCGAGTTTGAAAGAGTGGTCGAGATGTTTAATAAAATCCAGCCAATTGTTCGTGAAAAGCCATCGCTTAAAGCCATCAGCACATGTCTGAATCTTCTGGTTGAATCAAAGCAGGTCAATTTGTTGCGgggttttttattggatttgaaGAAGGATCACATGCTGAAGCCAAATACCTGCATTTTCAACATCTTTATTAAGTATCACTGTAAAAGTGGTGATCTTGAATCTGCTTTTGCAGTGGTGAAGGAGATGAAGAAGTCTAGCATTTCTTATCCTAATTTAATTACCTACTCAACTCTGATGGATGGTCTCTGTGAGAGTGGAAGGTTAAAAGAAGCAATTGAATTGTTCGAGGAGATGGTGTCGAAGGATCAAATCTTGCCTGATGCCCTTACTTATAATGTTCTAATCAATGGTTTTTCCTGTTGGGGAAAAGTTGACCGGGCAAAGAAGATAATGGAGTTTATGAAGAGTAATGGATGTAGCCCAAATGTATTTAATTACTCAGCCCTCATGAGTGGATTTTGCAAAGAGGGAAGGTTAGAGGAGGCCATGGATGCTTTTGAAGAGATGAAGAGCTTTGGTTTGAAACAAGATACAGTTGGATACACGACATTGATAAATTTCTTTTGTAGGTTTGGTAGAATTGATGAAGCCATGGCGTTGCTCGAAGAGATGAAAGAAACAAAGTGCAAAGCTGACATTGTAACTGTTAACGTGTTACTTAGAGGATTTTGTGGAGAAGGTAGGACCGAGGAGGCGCTTGGGATGCTTAACAGACTCTCTAGCGAAGGTATTTATCTAAACAAAGCGAGTTACAGGATTGTATTGAATTCCTTGTGCCAAAAGGGTGACTTGGACAAGGCTCTTGAGCTTTTGGGTTTGACACTTAGCAGAGGCTTTGTACCCCATCATGCCACTTCAAACGAGTTGTTAGTTGGCCTTTGTAAAGCTGGAATGGCAGATGATGCAGTTGTGGCGTTGTATGGATTGGCGGAGATGGGATTCAAACCAGAGCAAGATTCCTGGGCTCTTTTAGTTGAATTTGTATGCAGAGAGAGAAAGCTGTTACTTGCATTTGAACTGCTTGATGAGTTAACAGCAAATGAATGTGAAGATTTTGTACCTTTGtga